The DNA segment GCCCGTCATGCGGATCGGGTGACCGTTGGCTAACAGGGTTGCGAACGCGACCGCTTCGGCGCTGGCCCAATCGAGCGGCAAAGTGCCCTTGGCCATTTCACGCTTCTGAGCCATCGGTCGCTTCAGCTTTTTGTTTGCCGAAAATCCAGCCGGCAAGCGAGTGACCTTGTCGAGTAATTCCGACAACGTTTCGATCGGCGTCGTCGTATCGGTCACCTCTGTCGGTTCCGAACCACCGAAATACTGCGACCAGTTGGCGGCAAGCGTTTGCGTATCGGGAACGAACGTCTCATGCTTGGTGGCTTCGAATTCAGACTCAAGCTTCTCGGTTCGTTCTTTTTGAATCTGTTCGGCTTCGGCCGACGTGATCTTCCCTAGCTTCAGCAACTGCCCCAGATACTGTTCGCGAACCGTCGCACGAGAATCAATTTCGGCGTACATGCGTGGCTGTGTGAAACGAGGCTCGTCGCCTTCGTTGTGTCCCCAACGGCGGAAAGCGTACAGATCAATCACCACGTCGCGGTGGAATTCTTTGCGGAAGTCCATGGCAAGCGATACCACTTGCGCGACGGCTTCGGGATCTTCGCCGTTGACGTGAAAGATCGGAATTTGCAGCATTTTGGCGATGTCTGTCGCATACGTTGTGCTACGTCCATCGCAGGGTTCGGTTGTAAAGCCGACTTGATTATTAATGACCACATGCAGCGTGCCGTTGGTGCGATAGCCCGGTAATTCGCTGAGGTTCAATGTTTCTTGAACCACGCCTTCGCCAGCGAATGCCGCGTCACCATGGATCAAGATTGTCATCACTTCTTTGCGATCAACATCACCGGTTCGGTCTTGCTTGCAACGCGTGCGGCCTTGGGCAACGGTGTTGACGAATTCCAGGTGGCTGGGATTAAAGCACAACGAGATATGGATATTCTCGCCTGCGGCAGTCTTCCAATCGCTGCTGTATCCCAAGTGATAACGCACATCACCGCCGCCGCGATTCATTTCCGGCGTTGGATCATCGAACGACCAGAAAATGTTGGTCGCGCGTTTTTTTAGGATATTCGCCATCACGTTCAAACGGCCGCGGTGGGCCATCCCCATGACGACTTCCTTGACATTGTGCTGGCCCGCTTTTTCGAGCGCTAAGTCCAACAGCGGGATCAGACTTTCGGCACCTTCGAGCGAGAACGTTTTGGCACCGACGAACTTTCGGCGTACGAATTCTTCGAAAATTGCAGCGTCGGCCAACCGAACATAGATTCGGCGTTGGACGTCGTGAGAGAGTTCCAGGCGGTTTTCTGTCGTTTCCATCCGGCGCTGCAACCAATCGCGGATGTTGCGACGGTTGATGTGCATGAACTGGGCACCGATCGAACGACAGTACGTGTTTTGAAGCCGTTTCAGAATCGTTTTGATCGTTCCGCCGGCATTCTCGATCGCCATCGACTCGAACGGTAAGTTCAAGTCTTCGTCCGACAACCCGTAGACCTCGGGGCTGAGGTTCGGTCGGTCGGGACGGTCAAAGCCCAATGGATCCAAATCCGCAGTCAGGTGTCCGCGAACCCGGTACTCACGAACGAGATTATTGACACGGTCTTGAATCCGCGACAGCCAAATCGCTTCTTCGGCGTTTCGCATCGCCGAAGGTGACGCAGAATCCACGAGCGACGCGACATGCCCGTTTCCAGCTGATTTTTCAGCGCCAGCCATCGCTGTTTGGGGCCCTGCACCAACGGACGAAGCAGGCTTCGCCGCCGGCTTGGCCGTGGTGCCGCCAACGACAAAAAACTGTTCGAAGTACTGACGCCAAGTTTCGGAAACGCTCGAGGGATCCTGAACGTACTTGACGTACAGATCATCGATGTAGTCCAAGCTGAAGCTATTCATGGCAACGGCACATGGCCGGTCGGAGGGGAAACGCCAAAGACAACTTGATTTTTTCAAATTTTGACGTCTGGCGGAGTCAGGCGCAATTTAGAGAATCGTTGTTACGTAGGGTACCCTCGAGGCGAGTGTTTTCGCCAGCCGACTAAGGCGTCTAGCCGACAAAGATCACCCGATGACTTCATGCGGCGACCGCAGTCAACAACAAGGGCCGGTTGTAAACTTTCGGTGTCCGATCATCTTATGTCGTCTCATTGGGAACCCGCAGGCCTGTCCCGTTATTCCCAGGCTCGGTATTTCTAAGCTCGCAATTTCTAAGCTCGCAATTTCGAAGCTCGCAATATTTCTAAGTTCGCCATCCGTTCCTAAGCTCGCAATCCCAAGACCCGCTATCTCCGGGCCTTTGCGGGCGGAACGCCCACGCACCCACTACCCGTTCTCGATATTTCTGAATCCATGGCTGTTTTGATCCAAGTTCGTGACGCTCACAAACGCTACGGCGACCAAATTTTGCTGGATGGCGCCGAGTTATCGCTGGTCGATGACGTGAAGGTCGGGTTTATCGGCCGCAACGGAGCCGGAAAATCGACACTGCTGCGAGCCCTGCTGGGGAATGAAGAACTTGAAAAAGGCGAAGTCATCCACCATCCGTCGCTGCGGATCGGGTACCTGCGTCAACATGACCCATTCAACGCTGGCGAATCGGCGCTCGATTTCCTGATGCGTGACAGCGGCGAGCCGGATTGGCGATGCGGCGAAGTGGCCGGCCAATTCGAATTGAAAGGCGCCTACCTTGAAGGCCCTGTCAAAGAACTCTCTGGCGGTTGGCAAACGCGTGTCAAATTAGCGGCGCTGCTGCTGCACGACCCAAACCTGCTGATGCTGGACGAACCAACCAACTTCTTGGATTTGCGGACCCAGATTTTGCTGGAGCACTTTTTACGCAGCTTCAAGCAGGCCGCGTTGATTGTCAGCCACGACCGTGCATTCTTGAAAGCCACCTGTTCTCAAACGCTGGAACTTTCGCGCGGCAAACTGACGATGTACCCGGGCAAAATCGACGGGTTCTTGGAATACCGCGAAGAACGCCGAGAACACGACCGACGAGTCAACTCGACCGTCCAAGCCAAACAAAAACAATTGCAACGGTTCATCGAAAAGAACCGCGCCAGCGCGGCGACCGCCAGCCAAGCTCGCAGCAAGGCGAAACAACTCGAAAAACTGCAAACAACCGAGATCGAAGTAGACGAGCCAACCGTCTACATCCGTCCGCCACGGGTAGAACCGCGCAGCGGCACGGTCCTGCGATGTGAGAACCTAGCGATCGGCTATCCGGCCAGCAAAGAAGGCGACGCCGTCACGATCGCTGACAATATCAACTTTGAACTCGAACACGGCCAACGTGTCGCGATCGTCGGTGACAACGGACAAGGCAAGACGACACTACTGCGAACGATTGTTCACTCGCTCGACCCCGTCGACGGTTTGATGAAGTGGGGTTACGGGGTCGAAGTGGGAACATACGCCCAGCACGTCTACACGTCGCTAGACGAAAAGCAAACAGTGATCGAAAACCTCGAATACAACAGCATGGCCGGCACGACGCGGCAAGAATTGCTGGCGATGGCTGGCGCGCTGCTGT comes from the Rubripirellula reticaptiva genome and includes:
- a CDS encoding ABC-F family ATP-binding cassette domain-containing protein; translated protein: MAVLIQVRDAHKRYGDQILLDGAELSLVDDVKVGFIGRNGAGKSTLLRALLGNEELEKGEVIHHPSLRIGYLRQHDPFNAGESALDFLMRDSGEPDWRCGEVAGQFELKGAYLEGPVKELSGGWQTRVKLAALLLHDPNLLMLDEPTNFLDLRTQILLEHFLRSFKQAALIVSHDRAFLKATCSQTLELSRGKLTMYPGKIDGFLEYREERREHDRRVNSTVQAKQKQLQRFIEKNRASAATASQARSKAKQLEKLQTTEIEVDEPTVYIRPPRVEPRSGTVLRCENLAIGYPASKEGDAVTIADNINFELEHGQRVAIVGDNGQGKTTLLRTIVHSLDPVDGLMKWGYGVEVGTYAQHVYTSLDEKQTVIENLEYNSMAGTTRQELLAMAGALLFRDEHINKKVKVLSGGERARLCMAGLLLGTANVLVLDEPGNHLDVETVEALAEAMDLYKGTVIFTSHDRHFVGRVATRVIEVRDGTAKTYFGDYDSYLKTVEDEIDEGERQRGKVPPPAAAEAPKAKGEVHRERGKDGRKAEKELKNLEKKIAKLDDEKKELSKKMLTETNPEKAMKQHEEIEKLNAELAECEEKWLELSDFS
- a CDS encoding 2-oxoglutarate dehydrogenase E1 component, with amino-acid sequence MNSFSLDYIDDLYVKYVQDPSSVSETWRQYFEQFFVVGGTTAKPAAKPASSVGAGPQTAMAGAEKSAGNGHVASLVDSASPSAMRNAEEAIWLSRIQDRVNNLVREYRVRGHLTADLDPLGFDRPDRPNLSPEVYGLSDEDLNLPFESMAIENAGGTIKTILKRLQNTYCRSIGAQFMHINRRNIRDWLQRRMETTENRLELSHDVQRRIYVRLADAAIFEEFVRRKFVGAKTFSLEGAESLIPLLDLALEKAGQHNVKEVVMGMAHRGRLNVMANILKKRATNIFWSFDDPTPEMNRGGGDVRYHLGYSSDWKTAAGENIHISLCFNPSHLEFVNTVAQGRTRCKQDRTGDVDRKEVMTILIHGDAAFAGEGVVQETLNLSELPGYRTNGTLHVVINNQVGFTTEPCDGRSTTYATDIAKMLQIPIFHVNGEDPEAVAQVVSLAMDFRKEFHRDVVIDLYAFRRWGHNEGDEPRFTQPRMYAEIDSRATVREQYLGQLLKLGKITSAEAEQIQKERTEKLESEFEATKHETFVPDTQTLAANWSQYFGGSEPTEVTDTTTPIETLSELLDKVTRLPAGFSANKKLKRPMAQKREMAKGTLPLDWASAEAVAFATLLANGHPIRMTGQDCQRGTFSQRHAVLHDTKDGSTYTPLKHLSPDQAPLELYNSPLSEAGVLGFEYGYSLDNPDGLTIWEAQFGDFWNCAQVIVDQFIASAEDKWNRLSGLVMLLPHGFEGQGPEHCSARPERFLAMAAEDNIQVCQPTTPAQYYHLLRRQVIRKWRKPLVILTPKSLLRHPRCVSPLKVLANGSFKKILRDRKVSLADSRRLLVCTGKVYFDLLEAREQRGLDDVAIMRIEQLYPLSTEELIAAFEGYPKGSEIYWVQDEPTNMGAWPYLKLNFGDDLQGVYPLRRVSRVESASPSTGSLAAHKLEQADLINEAFEGL